In a single window of the Papaver somniferum cultivar HN1 unplaced genomic scaffold, ASM357369v1 unplaced-scaffold_57, whole genome shotgun sequence genome:
- the LOC113343331 gene encoding uncharacterized protein LOC113343331, with protein sequence MEISLHALTGIISDDTIRIPRSINKKNISILIDTGSTNSFIDSALAKELKCPVEQTASLLVTVENCDKTISSGICSQLNWSMQRHKFCGDLRLLPLGGRDIVLGADWLRNLGDVLFNLSKLCITFKYKGKKITLTGVQHKPSLSMMSGSAVKKFFQKHTHGLVDELYGSKFFTKIDLKSGYYQIRVHPSDIHKTAFRTHHGHFEFQPYPRKSLSSLTNHIRYSKKQQLICQFFQMFIWPTKHRVHGPYYYSNAVKDDPAKISAMLDCMPLTELLKKDAFLWSRVATTALNALKMAMTTTHENRAIAFYKKPLGPRVVALSTYEKELLAIVQAVTRWKQYLQGQKFIIKTDHQSIHYFLEQKISIVLQQKCLMKLLGFDYAIHYKKGLDNKVADASSRRPHESAHCNSITSSQPTWVQ encoded by the exons ATGGAGATTTCTCTACATGCTTTGACTGGTATTATCTCTGATGATACAATTAGAATACCAAGGTCaattaataagaaaaatatttccaTCCTTATTGATACTGGGAGTACTAATAGTTTCATAGACAGTGCTCTTGCCAAAGAGCTCAAATGCCCAGTTGAACAAACTGCTAGTTTATTAGTTACTGTGGAAAATTGTGATAAAACTATCAGCTCAGGTATCTGCTCTCAACTAAATTGGTCAATGCAAAGGCACAAGTTTTGTGGTGATTTGAGGCTACTTCCTTTGGGGGGCCGTGACATTGTCTTAGGGGCTGACTGGTTGAGAAACTTGGGAGATGTACTTTTCAACTTGTCTAAACTTTGCATTACTTTTAAGTATAAGGGTAAAAAGATTACTCTCACTGGAGTACAACACAAACCTTCACTCAGCATGATGAGTGGCTCAGCAgtgaagaaatttttccaaaagcacACTCATGGATTAGTGG ATGAATTATATGGTTCCAAGTTCTTCACCAAGATTGATTTGAAATCTGGATACTACCAAATCAGAGTACACCCATCTGATATTCATAAAACAGCTTTCAGAACCCATCATGGGCACTTTGAATTTcag CCCTACCCTAGAAAGTCACTTTCTTCACTTACAAACCACATTAGATATTCTAAGAAACAACAACTTATCTGCCAATTTTTCCAAATGTTCATTTGGCCAACAAAACATAGAGTACATGGGCCATATTATTACAGCAATGCGGTTAAGGATGACCCTGCTAAAATTTCAGCTATGTTGGATTG CATGCCATTGACTGAGTTATTGAAGAAGGATGCATTCCTTTGGTCACGTGTTGCCACCACTGCATTAAATGCTCTCAAAATGGCCATGACAACAACTCAT GAGAATAGAGCCATTGCATTCTACAAAAAACCTTTGGGACCAAGAGTTGTTGCTTTGTCTACCTATGAGAAGGAACTTTTGGCAATTGTGCAAGCTGTCACCAGATGGAAACAATACTTACAAGGTCAAAAGTTTATTATAAAAACTGATCATCAGAGTATACATTACTTCTTGGAGCAGAAGATTTCTATTGTTTTACAACAAAAGTGTCTCATGAAGCTTCTTGGTTTTGATTATGCAATCCACTACAAGAAAGGCTTAGACAACAAAGTTGCAGATGCATCGTCTAGAAGACCTCATGAATCTGCACACTGTAACTCCATTACTTCTTCACAACCTACATGGGTTCAATAA